In the Deltaproteobacteria bacterium genome, one interval contains:
- a CDS encoding carbon starvation protein A, protein MSLVHILLICLAALATAYVVYGKLVVSRFYKLDCDVATPATLYEDGQDFVPTSRFYLLAQHFSAISAAGPIFGPIIAGLMFGWLPALLWIVFGCIFIGAVHDFSTLIGSVRHKGASVAEVVRLHIGNRAFYLFLGYIWLSLVYVLTAFTDVTARAFTSDVPILGVNGEQIGTILGAGTASSSVMYLGLGVLLGALLKLVESRTPQAEGQGNGSGVLQNGLLIIGLILVGVVIWLGQVLPLSLTGFANPTQVWSYLILAYCGIASILPVWLLLQPRGFLGGAFLYTILIGGLIGLILGGVQGTHVLQYPAFLGFTNEKLGPLVPFLFITIACGACSGFHGMVSSGTTSKQLSCECDASLVGYGGMLMEGVVALLALACVMVLIPSGQSGGPDAVFATGIGKFLSSLGIPLSFAVSFGMLAFATFVFDTIDVTTRLGRYLLQELFGWKSLAGKTVATLLTLAVPAILLGLTMIGPDGKPIPAYLSIWPVFGASNQLLAALSLLGLFIWLIRHERQQKAIFLVGIPMAFMMTMTLWSLAIVIQRWLTGIGAATRTVVDPIGIASVCLLVLAVGLITEGVAVLRKPLAVSTEAEPGLVR, encoded by the coding sequence ATGTCGTTGGTTCACATTTTGTTAATTTGCCTAGCGGCGTTGGCGACTGCGTATGTGGTGTATGGCAAATTGGTGGTCTCGCGCTTTTATAAGCTCGATTGTGATGTTGCCACTCCGGCGACCCTCTATGAAGATGGACAAGATTTTGTTCCGACCAGCCGTTTTTATCTGCTGGCGCAACACTTTTCGGCGATCTCGGCGGCAGGGCCGATCTTTGGTCCGATTATCGCCGGTCTGATGTTTGGCTGGTTACCGGCGCTGTTGTGGATTGTTTTTGGATGTATCTTCATCGGCGCGGTGCATGATTTCTCGACGTTGATTGGTTCCGTACGACACAAAGGGGCGTCGGTTGCCGAAGTCGTCCGTCTGCACATCGGCAACCGCGCCTTCTATCTGTTCCTGGGCTACATCTGGTTGTCGCTCGTGTATGTGTTGACCGCGTTCACTGATGTCACTGCCAGAGCGTTTACCAGCGACGTACCGATTCTTGGGGTAAACGGCGAGCAGATTGGGACGATTCTTGGCGCTGGCACTGCATCGAGTAGCGTCATGTACCTCGGGCTTGGGGTGCTCCTTGGTGCGCTCCTCAAGTTGGTGGAGTCTCGCACGCCGCAAGCGGAAGGGCAGGGGAATGGGAGTGGAGTGTTGCAGAATGGGCTGCTGATTATTGGATTGATCCTAGTCGGTGTGGTGATCTGGCTGGGACAAGTGCTGCCCCTGTCGCTGACTGGTTTTGCCAATCCGACACAGGTGTGGTCATACCTCATTCTGGCGTACTGTGGCATTGCCAGTATCTTACCTGTGTGGTTACTACTGCAGCCGCGTGGTTTTTTAGGAGGAGCGTTTCTCTATACGATCCTCATTGGCGGGCTCATTGGGCTCATCCTTGGTGGTGTACAAGGGACGCATGTGTTGCAGTATCCTGCATTTTTGGGATTCACTAACGAAAAGTTAGGACCACTCGTACCGTTTTTGTTTATTACCATTGCCTGTGGCGCGTGTAGTGGTTTCCACGGCATGGTGTCCAGCGGGACGACAAGCAAGCAGCTCAGTTGTGAATGCGATGCCTCTCTCGTCGGGTATGGTGGGATGCTCATGGAGGGGGTGGTAGCGTTGCTTGCGCTTGCCTGCGTGATGGTCCTTATTCCTAGTGGGCAAAGCGGAGGCCCTGATGCGGTCTTTGCTACTGGTATCGGCAAGTTTCTCAGCTCGCTCGGTATTCCACTCTCATTTGCTGTGAGCTTCGGCATGCTGGCGTTTGCAACGTTCGTGTTTGATACGATCGATGTGACGACGCGTCTCGGTCGATACCTGTTGCAAGAACTGTTTGGCTGGAAAAGCTTGGCAGGCAAGACTGTGGCAACGCTTCTGACCCTGGCTGTTCCGGCAATCCTCTTAGGGTTGACGATGATTGGTCCTGACGGCAAACCCATCCCTGCTTATCTGTCGATCTGGCCGGTGTTTGGTGCGAGTAACCAATTGTTAGCAGCGTTGAGCTTGCTTGGCTTGTTTATTTGGTTGATTCGTCATGAGCGGCAACAGAAGGCGATCTTCTTAGTCGGCATTCCCATGGCTTTCATGATGACCATGACATTATGGTCACTGGCAATCGTCATCCAACGCTGGTTGACCGGCATTGGTGCTGCGACTCGTACCGTTGTCGACCCGATTGGCATTGCCTCTGTGTGTCTTTTGGTGTTGGCGGTTGGCCTGATTACAGAGGGCGTTGCCGTGTTGCGTAAGCCGCTTGCGGTTTCGACTGAGGCTGAACCCGGGCTGGTTCGCTAA